The Melospiza georgiana isolate bMelGeo1 chromosome 1, bMelGeo1.pri, whole genome shotgun sequence genome contains the following window.
CCGACTCCatatcccagcccagctccatatcccagcccttcctcctcATCCCACCCTGAATATTTCCTCCTCCTGAAGTCCCTCCTGATCTCTCTGGATCAAAGTTGTCCAGGAGACCCTCAGGATCATATTTGGAGCACCCAAGGGTGCTCCAGACATAGATTTTTCCGTGGACAAACCAAGCTGCAGGTTATTCTTTGCTGTCTGTGGTGCCAAACAGGTCACTGTCCTCTATTACACCTCTGCTGCATCTTGTGGGGGAAAAATTGAGATTTCTCTCAGGTAGGCTCTGAGATTCCTGAAAATTCCTGAAGTAAAGGTGCCCAACCAGATCTTTGGGCCACAccatttattatattttttacagATAATGGAATAAAACTTCTCTCTGCCCCCTCCAACCACAACCTGGAGAAGAATTTGTCTGTCAGGTGGATGAACTTTCACTTCTGGCCGACATCCaagtttccttttcccttctctccctgaGCCTGAGGTGAAAGTGGATTGCTGTCTGGTGAGGCTCAGCTGGTGTCGGAATTCTCACACTTCCTCCTTCCTAAGTCTGTGTGAGTCACCCTCAGCCGTGCTTGTTTTAGGCTTTTGACTGGAAAACAACCGTGACTCTTTAAGATCTTGTTTCCCGGGCAAAAAACTTTAATTTCCCTGAGCAGTCTCAGCAGGGCCCTCCTCGGACTGTGCTCATGGTTCCAGGAACCCCTTTAAGCTCAAGCTTAACCCTTTAGGCCCTGTCAGTGTCCCTGTCTCCAGCCATGTCCTCGATGACCTTGGCCGTGTGCTGGGGTTTGTCTCCATCTGTTTCTGGCCTCAGGTTGTGACTTTTAGGGTTGGAATCGCTGATCCTTTTGCTCTTCCAACCAGGATATTTCATGATTCTCTTCTCCAACACTAATCCTTAATTATATCATGTCTATCCCTGTCTCCAGGCCTAATTCCATCTCCTGGGCGAACTCTGGACTTATTTTACAGCCTTTTTTCCCAatcctgacttttttttttttgtaccatCAGAGGTTCTGGACCACCCAGAAAATTTTCTGGGCACCTCCTCTCCCACAACAGGGACCTCATCTCCAGGTTTTTTGGGGTATGAAGAGGATTTTCAGTCCTTTCCCTTACTCCTTCCACCcaaaaaaatgcacttttctGTGGGCAAGGAATTCACCAGGCTCCAAGGAGGCAGCACAAAAATATGCTGAAGCTGTAGGCAAGGTGATAGACTTATGGAGGTTTGTAGTGGAAATGTTAAACTTGGTGTAAAAAAACAGGAATGGGGATGTGTGGAAGAACCAGAAGAACCAGCAGAGCAAAAGGTAAAAGCAAAGGCATTTGCTGAGTGCCTGTGCTCATTCAAAAGTAGAGAAAGAACAAGCTGACCTTGGACAAGGAAACTCCAGAGGACTAAGAGCAGGGTGAGAGCCATAAAACATCCCAGATAAAGTAAACAAAAGAGCTGGAATATTCAGGAATTACATGTCAAAGGGGGAAAACTAAACAGAAAGCGAGCAAAGACAGTACTGTCTCACCAAAAGctgtaaaaaacccaaaattgggggttttttgctcTGCCTTTCACCTTTTACCTTCACCTTGTGCTCAACTTTAAAGGCACGAAGAGAATTGTGGggctttcatcttttttggctgctggtggcacagaAATGACACAGGACAGATGATCTGGGCACACCCACACCGGTGCTTGTGACCCAATGAAATCCACAAGGAAGAATGTGAAAGGCAAAACCCACTTTCTCCAAGATTTTTTATATTATCAAATATAAAATCTCTTCTCCCCGCAGATCTCAAAGTGGGGAGTTTTATTCCTCTGGTTTGCTGTGACTGCAGGAGGGAGTTTCTCATTCCCAGGAGCAGCGTCTGCTCGTTATCTAATTGCTGATTAACATCAAATTCTgcatcctggagctgcaggcaggtcCCAGGTGAGCTGTTGTGAGCACtgggcacagagccagggcttGTTCCTGCCTCTCCTGGACCAAGGAAAATTGTACCCCTGGCACCCCCAATTCTTTGTGTGGAATTTAAGGTTTTGCCTGAGTAAGGAATCGGCTGGAAAATGGGGAAATCATCActcctgtgcagagctctcTCCAACCTTCTGCCTCAGCACTTATTTAGTGTTGACTGAAATCCTGGGACCCCTGGAGCCGGGCATCCTTTGGAGTGAGAAATTCCTACATGGAATTGCTTTCCACATCACTGGAAGAGCTTTGGGTCACTTTTGCTGTTCAGCCTTTGTCCTGGAGCAACCTGATCTCATGGAAGAGATCCCTGCTCATGGCCAGAGTGGTTGGAACGAGATCTTttggtcccttcccacccaaacgAGATCTTTTggttccttcccacccaaacaaGATCTTTTAGGTCCCTTCTCACCCAAAACATCCCATGGTTCTGTGacaaagccaaacccagccctgagcaccccaGTTCTGCTCTGGTGGAGGGAACCAGCTCCACATGGGAATGACAGAAAGGTGACAGAGAGAGGCAGGAATGGGAATGACCAGGAATGAGTTCATTCTCCAGCCCCAGTGGAGACGCTGAGACCAGAGTTTTTCCATGCTTTGATGAATCCTGATTGTGGTACtaaagctgctgcttctggaggCAGTTTTCCAGCTCTTCACCCTACTTTGGATGCCAGGAATTCCCTCTGATCCTACCTAAAATCCTCTTTCCTACTGCATCAACCCCAGCACAAAAAGTGGGAAGAAAAAGCCTTCCATTTGGAGGATCTGGAAGGTTCTCATCCCATCACACACCACTTCACACTTCCCAGTGCAATGTGTAAGATTTTTCCATGGAGTGCAGAATTCCAGCAGGGCTttgtttcacattttttttcccaaagtttGACACGTGTTAAACTTGTGATCCAGCACATCTTCTCTTCCTGCCAGATTGCTGCGAGGGAGATTCCCTCATCCCATACTTGTGCCACATTAACTGGAGAGCTTTTTGTGCTTGTCCTTCCTAAATTACACCCTCTTTTCTCAACCTACCACTTACATTTTACTGGAATCACCCAGAATTCTCCTGTTTGCAGATTCTCTCAGCTCATCACCCGTGAGCTCAGTGAATTTAATTGTCTAATACATCATCCAAACCAGCAATTAAAACTTTGCATCATCCCAGAGCCAAGAGGAGCCTTTTAATGGATCGTTCCAGCCTGACAGCAAATTGTTGGCTGTGGTTTGCTCGTGATTTCAGCCCGACTGGGTTTCCTTGGTTCTGCTCCTGAGCCCATCACGTCACACTGTGCCAAAAGCTTTATTAAGGCTGAGCTGTGTGACAGGTACCACTTTTACCCTTACAGATTTTGTTATCTTGTCACAGGGAGGGATATCACCCACCTGTCATAAAACCCTCGCTGATCATCCCTGCCTCCTTGATAACCCCTACACTGTAGACTGATGATTTATTTCAGAGCTTTTTTACCCACTCTTGGtttggctgctctgtgtgtctctATGCCCTTTTTAATAATGGATTATTTCCACATTTTGTCATGGAAAGGCTttggaggtggcactcagtgctctggtctGGTTGACAAGGTGAGGAttggtcacaggttggactcaatgatcttgggggtcttttccaacctaaatgagtCTCTGATTTGTTGTTGCTCAGTCTCTCAACACACCCAAATTTCCCTTTTGCaaaggaacaggagcaggagaaacAGGCTGGGTTTGGTAGCTGTGATGGatttctttccccatttttcctggACACCACTTTGGCTGACAACCCCCACTGATTTGCATATTTACACAGAAAACACTAATTTTATTCACTTTTGATGTGTTAATTAGTTCATCTCATTAATATCTGTGGCAGCAAAGTGGCTCTTGCTGTTGTGTTTGATGTGGTTGTGTCTCCAcaccttttttctctcttgctccACACGTGGACGCACAAACACAACTCCTGACTCTGCAAGTGCAGCTCAAAGCTCTGGCATTGGCAAAACAAATCCTACACTGAGGCTCCAAGAATCACCTGGAATTCTTTTCCCagactgctcagcctggagagcagcagcacccaaacCTCACACTGGAAAGAGAAATGGGACTGATTTAAtccacaggggaaaaaaggagattttagCTTTGCCTAAAGCTGAGCCACCTTGATCTTTTACCTGCACCTTCCTCCAgtccagggaaagaaaaaggtgtAGAAAAGGAGCTGTGACCTCATAATCAGCCCATTCCTCACCTCCAATCAAGAAGGAGAATTTTAAATTGTCCCTCTTCCTTCTTTATTTGAAAGAGTTCCAGCAATCTTCCACTGGGAGGATCAGTGGTGACAAAGTCCATCCAGAATTCCCACCTCCAGATTTACTTTTCTGTGACCTTCAGCTCCCACAACCAAGAGCTTTCAGTCCAGGAGCTAGGTGGGTGGACAAGACAAGGAGTAAATCTTGTTAAACACAATCCCTTCACCTCCAGAGAATCAGTCGGGATAATCCCGGCTACTTCAGCTGCTTTGGCATCCAGAAATTTCAGGAAGAGAAAGGGTTCCTCTGAATTTGTAGACAGTTCTCGGAAACCACTCTCACTTGACCTTTTGGACTGCTGTGGTGAAAACTGGGGGGAAAGCTGGGAGTAAGGGTCTGTAAAAGATCAGGATAAAGTTCATTCTCCATCCTGAGCTGTGTCCATCCTGGCTCCCCACACCCTCACTGGACTTCTCTCAACCCTCCACTTGTTCCTTCCCCTCCAGATGGTCTCTCCACCAAGATTTTGCTTTCTTGTGTCCAGCAAAACTGGTTTAGATACAAATTGCTCCTTCTACTTCCTCGTTCTCCTGCCAATATGACAGGTGGTAAAACAATAACAGCTTTGGCCTGGATCTCAACTTTATTGGAGTTTTTTAAAAGCACCTGAGGTCCTGCAGGGGAAaactgtgcagggcagggaggactTGCTCCTGGAGGAATTGCTCCTGGGTTTGGGATGCAGCACAGCCACCGCAGCCCTACCAGCGCCTGCCCCGAGCAGCTGgacttctcttccttctttttggtttaaaaacttgttcttctccttcttcatgTAATTTTACCTTCCCTTTTGAGGTTGTGTTTGGTGAGAGAAAATTACCAGCAGGTTCTGCTGTTGTTTTGGTCTTTTGGCATCTGTCatctccaggcacagctcagtggGGTGTGAGTGTCCTCTCATCCCTGCCCACCACTGTGGTGTCACCTCCTTAATTTCCTCCATTTCCCCTGATTAAACAAAATAGTTAAAACCAGTCACCAGATCCAGAGCTCACAGCACAAAACTTGTTGTGAAGTTGATGTGAAATCTTTTGTcctcctggaaaactgaaatcCAGGCACTCTGAAATGCCTCAAAAACCCACATGTGCAACCGAAACCCAGCAGAGTTCCAGGGCAATGCTTCAGAGAAAGCAAAGATCTCACTCAACCatcaaacacaacaaaaaaaaaacccaacaccctTCAATTGTTTGGACCAGCTCTGGTTTctcccaggacacagctgagctAGGGATGctgccagcttttccttttctcttttccctttttttatttttttctgtgtgttttccagGAATGGGAGcttgcagctggggctgtgacccAAGAAGCTCTGAGCTGTTTGTGTGAGTCCCTGGCTGACTgcccttcttcttcttctcacTGTGACACCCCCAGGCTTCCCACAGAGCTTTTCTGTGtcccctcagctgcagctcctgcggggagaggagggagcagagagcGTGGAGGGCAGAACCAAACAAAGCTCAACACAATCGATGGTTTCTCTGCCAGGAACGTGGCTCTGTAGAAAGCCTCTCACAAGCTCTGAATGACAGGGGTTGGTGACAGCTGTGTGAGGTTGTTTTGGCCCTGGGGAGAAAGAGGGGAATGGATCTGGGGATGTCTTTTCCAGCTGGATGAGGTCCATGAGGAGGCAGTGTGAGAGCAACTCCCAGCTCAGCGGGCTGCCCccattccttcccttctccctcccaccGTCCCACTGCCTTTCCTTTGTCAGCCACATATTTCcccctctgcctttcccccttttctctgcTGAGAGAAGCTAATTTCAAAATGGGAATGGGAGGAAAGACCCTGAGGAGGCAGAAATTTCTCCCCACTGAGGCCGGAGAAAAGTCCACGACACTGCCACAAATCAGCTTTACTTCCACCTGCTCGTTTATAAACAGATGTTTGATAACCCAGACTCACTGTGAACAAATTCACTGATCATCCTCTGTGCTGACACAACTGTGGAGCCATTGCAGGGTGGGATGTTATTCCTCACAGAGCTTTGAAAGTGAGAGACAAGACTATGCCTTCAAGGATCTCCTCGGAGCAATAATGATTTGAGGCTTGAACATGTCAAAAAGGCCATTTTCTATATGTTTTCTTAGGTGAGTTGGATGTCTGGGGACACTGTGGATTCAGGCAGGCTCAGGAAATCAATGGGAGTTCAGCACCTGACTTATCCAGGCTCTCTCAAAAATCCCAGGGGGAAGCTCAACCGCAAAACACGAATCTTTGAGAGTGGAAAATTATCCCAGAACAACACTTTTATTTCAGCCATCACGGGGAGCTCTTCCAAACCCATCACAATCCATATGTAAAGATGTAAGTGACGCTGGccaggacacccagggacaTCATTCCGTGGctgctttgcctgctgctgACTCCATTCACGTTGCACAGGGGTTTCTCACAGCAGGAAACATTCTGGGAGCTTTGGATTTGTTGCTGGCCTGTTTCTGGACACGTTGGAGAACACATCTTGGAGATGACGTATTTAGGCTTGTTGGGCTCtagtgcaggaaaaaaaaagtgggggaaagaagagaaaaaggaggatgaaaaataattatttaaatgtttttgtggCTAAATCTGTTTCAGTGAATAAAGGAAGGCCAGGCATTAATCCTCAAGGCAAATTTCATGGAATAATCATAGAATTATGGAATTGCTTGGATTACAAGGGACCTTAAAAACTATCCATGGGCAGACGTGAGAAGTGATTTGTGATGAATTGTATACTTGTATACTTCACTATGTACAACAAATGATAAGTAAGCCATCAAAAAAGTTTTCACAAAATTTCACAAAAAATGAGGGAGAGATGTGAGAAATGGACTTGTAATGAATTCTCACAACCTGACTGAAAGCTCACACAGTCTTGTGCATCTGTATGCAAACACTGAGATAAAGTGTGCTGAGTTAGGAAGGCCATGGAACAGAGATGACATTGTTGAGAGAGAGACTGAGCTAGAAACAAGTTTCAACAAGTTTCAAACTATGGCCTTGCAAAAAACTCGGGTATTTTAGAGAATTAGAActgtgaaagatgcattgtagcaGGACCATGTGGGGTAAAAATATTGGTGATTGGTTTTGAAAGTATTAGCAGCACTGTGTGGCAAAAGCTAATAGGcttaaaaacatttataaagTATTGTAACCAGGAAATGGGTTGACTTTTGATAGAATGGTGCTGAGTTTTACATCTCTTATGTCTCACCCTTCTATGAGACTGATAATggaataaaatcttttaaaacgCCTCTTGGTTGCCCAGTTTCTATAAAACCCAGGAGTAATCgaacaggcagggacaccttccaccagaccaggtaGAGAGAGAGACTGAACTAGAAAAAAGTTTCAAACTATGGCCTTGCAAAAAGCCCACGTATTTTAGAGAATTAGAACTGTGAACGATGCACTGTAGCAGGACCATGTGGGGTAAAAATATCGGTGATTGGTGTTAGAAGTATTAGCTGCACTGTGTGGCAAAAGCTAATAGGcaaaaaaacatttataaaatattgtaaCCAGGAAATGGGTTGGCTTTTGATAGAACGGTGCTGAGTTTTACATATCTTATATCTCACCCTTCATTGAGACTGATAATggaataaaatcttttaaaatgccTCTGAGTGGCCCAGTTTCTAAAAAAGCTAGGAAAAATccagcaggcagggacacctcccaccagacCAGGTAGCTCAGaggcccatccagcctggccttggacatttccagggatggggcagccacagtgcCATAGAATCCTGGAActgttaaggttggaaaaggcctttaagatcatcaagtccaaccaggACTTCTCTGGGCTACGTGGTTTTAGGTTTTGTCAGTCCTAACGTGGAGTTAACACCGGTGGCTCTCAACTCCAGCTGCCTGAAGTGATGCTCAGGCTGGGTCATTCCCACCAGGATGGTTTTTCCTTCAACATAAATACAATGTTCTGCATGACCTGAGATTTGGGATAAGAGCACATGGAGGTCTTTGAGGGCACAGAGCCACCAGGCCAGGCCTGAAGGATTGTGCTTGGCAAAGGGAGTCAGCCACAGTGAGTGTTTGGCCAAAACACTTCTCAAAACAGTTCTGGGAGTGAAACACACCCAGCTCCAGGTGTGAATCCactccctggtgctgctccctgtgtcCTCATCCTTTCCCCAGTTTCCAGAAGGAATATCAAGGGTGTCTGGACACGGCAGCGGCCACAAGGTCAGTGTCTCCTAAAAGTTGGTCACCAAGGCCTGTTGTTCTCATACTGGGATGAAATCCCATTCCTGGGACTGCTCTCCTACGAAACAAACAAGGTGTTGTTCCCAAACCTACTTGTCCCGACATCCTTCCGGATGGTCACGCAGTGTTTGTCCTCCTTGGCACACATGGAAATGGTCAAACAGTCCTTGTTGGACTCCTGTTCTTGGCAGGTGTAGCACATGAATGGATAAActggagcaaaaaaaaaaaaaaaaagccaacaaaaaaacagtaaaaaagcACATTACAAGGTTTAAAGGCTACAAAAACCCCACTGCAGAGATCTCCATTTCCCTCCTTACAGCCTGAGGAATGTTTCTGTGGGAATGACCAGTGGCTTTCTTTATCTCCTGACCCGTGGCAGCAGCACTAAATCCCTCTCTGTCTCCTCTGGCTCAGGCTGAGAAGTGTTATCGATCTGTTTGCaatccctgggagcaggagatgtGAGCAGAATTCAAGGATTTGGGGGCTTTTATGAAGGAGATTATTGCTGAGCCATAGCAGCTCGGTCCTGAGGCCTCAGCCACGGGAATTGCCAATTACTGCTCAGGGTTTctcctgggcagggcttggcaggGAGAATTTAAAGATGCCCGTAGCGTTTTGAGGAGGTGGACAATGCCCAGTGTCCTACTTCTCTTTCATCTGGCTCAGGGACTGCTGTCACATCTCTTTTTTTGTGCTTGAACATCACTGAACCGGCCTAACCTCAGTTCTAGGAGGTCTGGTGAGAGCCCTCAGATGCTCTGTCAAACTCCTGTTTCTAGCATAAAATCGGGAATGAATGGAAAATCTAAACCAAAAGCTTGGTTTAAGTGCTGAAGGCAGATTTGGTGAGATAATTCCTACatctgcagcagtggcagatgATTGGCAGGAAGGTTACACAGCGTTTCCTGCCGAGAATGTCTGTGTCTGCCCTCAAAACCAGAATGGGGTAGGCCAGACCTCTGGAAAGtactaaaataaaaaggaaatgatgccttgtgaaggctgacctagaacagagactggaCAGAGATAAAGAATAAAGGAGGGATTTATTAGAAGGCTTTAATGGATAtgccttgggcagcacaagagcccagccagggctacacccaagataAACctaaaatggtcacaaaatgcacGGCCAGTCACGGggtctcacacttttataagttctggtccatttgtatattggagttaattgtccagttacagctttagtttatgaagtcccatccttcttgtttttctctcttcagtccaccttgtttatgctcttgggcctgaaatttggatcatttgtccttggtcctcAGCTacagcaggaattgttttgtctccctgctctgtgacgagagctcaccatcccccaatatgaagctcagaactacacactaaagcagcacagaatctgaaaaacataaaatctaaaacctgaggcatcataAGAAGAACAAAATCACCCCAACATATGTGCAGAGCACTCCCCAGCCGGGCAGATGGAAAGGTTTAATAGTGGTGGTTGAGTTCAGAGCTTGTGAATCACCCAGAGCGAAGTGTGGGGTTTTGTGACTGAGttcctttaaaaacaaagctaatttttggaGGGAAACAAAGCCAAATGCTGGCTGAATTCCTGCTGAGTCTGGGGCCAGTCTGTCACTTTGGAAAGGGCAAAAGCAACTAAGGGACACATCCCTGTGGGCGCACTTTTGCCCGATAAGAAGTTGGCAGTGAGAAGGTGGAAGGACAGCAGAGGTCACACCATGAAACGAGAAGTTTCTaataggaaggaaggaaaaagtcCCCAGCTGTTGATCTTGTGCAGCTTTTTTTTGTGTCACTCTCCTCTACAAGAAGTTGAATTTTCATGTGCAGAGTAGAGGAGATTCAAGGAGGTTTTATGGAGTTTTTGGCACAACTTTGAGTGATGATGTTCTCGAGCTGCTGAAAATTCCAGGGAATGGGTACAAAGCTAGGCATGAAAACACACTCAGAGGGCAATTCCTGAGGATTATTGGTGAAACCAACTGGAGCAATGGAAGGAATTctgccctgtgagggtggtgaggccctggcacaggtttcccagaaaagctgtggctgccccatccctggaaatgtccaaggccaggttggacagggcttggagcaacctgggatagtggaaggtgtccctgcccatggcaggggttgggaTGAGATGATCTTAAAtctccctttcaacccaaaccgTCCCTGTGATTTTAAGTGATTTTGACAGATGGATGCAACAAAAGAGTGAACAAGAAGATTGGATGCAGTTAAATCAAGATAAATAAATTACAGTAGATAAAACTTAGACACTTAAATGTAGGGTGACAAATAACTGGTTCGGTTACAATTCAGTTACAATTCAGTTACAATTCAActtgtgactgtgttcacaggggtccgaggatgaggaaagagacgaggatctgactccatgtttcagaaggcttgatttattattttttgatgcatattacattaaaactatactaaaagaatagaagaaaggatttcatcagaaggcgagctaagaatagaatagaaaggaatgacaACAAAGGCTTGTGTGTCAGACAGggagtccaagccagctgactgtgattggccattaattagaaacaacaacatgagaccaatcacagatccacctgttgcattccacagtaGCAGATAaccattatttacattttgttcctgaggcctctcagcttctcaggagaaaaaatcctaaggaaaggatttttcataaaagatgtctgtgacacagaacCACAGTGACAACATCAGGAGTCTACAGTGTCACATTCCAGCCACGGAAACAGGCGTCACCCAAGGGGACACGGGCAGAAATGTCATGTGCAAGATACACAAAGTGGCCTTTCCACCCTGGCAAAGCCTCAGCTGGAGCCCCGGTGCCCAAATCTCTCCGCAGCACTTCCAAAAATGCAGAGCGTTTGGAGAGGGACCAGAGGAGAGAAGGTCAGAGATCCTGGAAATGTGACCTTGTCAGAAAGGTTGGAAGGGTTTTagtttgcttgcttgtttgaAAATGAGAATATGCTGAGGAAAGTCGCAAGAATCTTCTTCATGATGCAAGAAAAATGACGCAGCAAAgaagaaagtaataaaataatttatgtgCCCTGTGGTGGAAATATGGgagaacagaacaaaaacaGATGCTAAGAGATATTAAAATTAGATTCCTAAAGGGATCACA
Protein-coding sequences here:
- the LOC131091721 gene encoding lymphocyte antigen 6E-like, with protein sequence MRTPLVTLLAAVLCVEQVYPFMCYTCQEQESNKDCLTISMCAKEDKHCVTIRKDVGTKPNKPKYVISKMCSPTCPETGQQQIQSSQNVSCCEKPLCNVNGVSSRQSSHGMMSLGVLASVTYIFTYGL